A window of Streptomyces sp. ML-6 genomic DNA:
CTGAACCGACGGCACCAGCCACAACAGGGCGTGCCCGGGGGGCGGAGCGCCCCGGGCACGCCCGGGGCGGCGCGGCACCGGCCCCAGCCCCCCGGGAAAGGTCCTCAGGCGCGCCCCAGCACGCCCGCGCCGCTCCCCGCCCCTGTGCCCCGTCCCGTCGACGGCTGCATGCTGCGCCCGTCATGCCGTCAGGCACGGCCCCCTCTGCACCCTGCCCCGCAGCCGGGCGGAATTCGGGCCGTCAGGCGCGGCTGAAGAGCCGTCAGGCTCTCCAGCCCGTGCTTGGGCGCTCCCCAGCCCCCGCATCGCCGCGCCTTGGCCCCCGCACTCCGCGTTCCGGGCCTGCGCTGCGGCCTGATCGTGGCGGGTAGTAAGGCCGGTAGCGCGGAGGGGCGCAGCGGTGTGACGGGCGGGGTGTGGGTGTGGGCCTCGGCGAGGTGCTGGCCGACGACAGTTCGGCGCTAGCGGGCGGCCGCGCTCGGCCAGGGCCGCGCCGAGGCCCACACCCACACCCCGCCCGTCGGTTCGCTGTCGTGTCAGGTGCGCCTGCCTCCTCGGCACGCCCTCCCAGCGGGTACGTGCAGGTGCACCATGGCCGGCCTTGTCGGACCGTCGACGCCGAGTGGTCGCGTCGCTGCCTCCGGGGAGGGCCCGCCCCGGAAAAACAGGATTAGGCAAAATGGGGTGGAAAATGCTCCCGAGTCCGGGATAATTAATTTCCGCTGCACTGCCTGGATCGCTCGACAAACAGTTAGGAATATCCGATGAAGAAGATCGCCTTATTCGGCCCTCCTGCGAGCGGGAAAACGACGATCGCGAAAGAACTTTCCGCTTCGCTGGAAATTCCTTGCACTGACCTTGACAATGTGCTGTTCACCGAGAACGGTCCTCTTCCACTCGATGAATTCCGGGGCAAGGCCGAGCGGATCACGCGGGGGGAATCGTGGGTGGTCGAGGGGAATTACTCAAAGCTTGCAGACGTGGTGTGGCACCGGGCGGATGTCCTGGTCTGGCTCGACCTCCCGTTGCCCCTGATCGTGCGCCGGATCGTGTACCGGAGCCTGCGCCAGCTCACCGGCCTGGACGCGAGCATCCAGGCGCAGCGGCTCACGTGGAAGCGTGCCTTCTTCGGGCGGCGGTCCCTGCTGCGCACGGCTGTCCGGAAGTATCGCAACAACCGCCCCCGGTATGCCCGGCAGGTCGCCGAGACGGCCGAGCTGGGCGTCCGTGTCGTACGGCTCCGCAGTGGGCGGGAGGCGGATGCATGGCTCGCGCGGCAGCTCTCGGGACGGTGAGCGGGTCGCAGGGGATGAAGGCGGCACCGAAGAGTCTTAGATACTGTAATGTTGTAACTGTCGAATGCTGGGTCGGGAAAAGGTCGAGGCCGACGGAGAGCCGCTCTGAGAGCGACCCGGCACACCGCCGGCCTCGTAACCACGTCGCAGGCCCGGAAAAGGAACCAGCCTGCACCCAAACTCTACAGGTCGCACCTGCGGCACAGCAGCCCTCGAGGAGACGATGTGATCCCCCGTAACCGGCCGGTCATCAACGAAGCCGACGTCGCCCGCCGCATCGGCGTGCCGCTGGCCACCTGGCGCCGCCGCGACGCTCCTGGCTTCCGCAGCCGCGTCCCCAGCCTGCTCCCTGAGAGTCGCTACCTGGTCTACGACCTGGCCCAGGCCGAGGCCTACATCGACGGCAAGCCGATCCCCGCACTGCCGCAGGACGAGCACCCCGAGGACCTGCTCACCGCCGACGAGGCCGCCGCGGTCCTCGGCATCAACCCGGGCACTGTCCGCGCCTACGCCGTTCAGGGCTACCTCTCGGCCGGCACGACCGTCTACGGAGCCCGGCTGTGGCCCCGCCGCGAAGTCAACAAGCGCCGCGACAACCCGCCGGGCCAGGGAAAGGGCGGCGGCCGCCGCGCCGGCGAACCTCAAGTCCCCCGCAAACAGCACTCCTACGAAGGAGACCCGCGGCTCCGTACCGCCAGTGAGGCCCTCGCTGCGGCGAACAGCGCGCCCAAGAGCCGCATCGCCGCCGAACTGGCCGCAGAGCACGGAGGTACACCCCGCACCTGGGAACGGCTCCTCACCGCAGCCGCGGCGCTCCAGGACGGCGCCCCCGAGGCCCGTGCCTGAGAGACCACCCCTGACAACGAGCGCACGGAAGCGGGCCTCCCCGAGGCGGGGCACCGCATCGGTGCTTCCTTCCTGATTACGCGTCACCCGCGAAAAGGAGAACACGGGACATGACCGTGATGAAGCTGCGTGACCACCAGATCGAGGCCGTGAGCGCGATTGTGCGCGGTCTCGATATCCCGCCGGGCGGTATTCCCTGGAATGGTCTGCGCGGCCAGGTGCACGCCGCGTGCGGAACGGGAAAGACCATCATCGCGGCGGCCTCCGCGAAAAGGATTGTTCCCAAGGGCCGCGTTCTCGTGGTGGTGCCGACCCTCGATCTCCTGGCGCAGACCGTGAAGGCGTGGAGCAGCGTCGGGCACAGAGGGCCGGCGGTCATGGTGTGCTCGCCGCTGGAGGATCCGGAGCTGTGGCACCTGGGAGTGCGGTGCACCACGAACCCCGTGCAGCTGGCGCTGTGGCACGCCACGGGGCCAGTGACCATCTACGCCACCTACGCCTCGCTGGGCGTGCTCAGGGAAGCCTTTGAGGGCGCCTACGGCCAGAAACTCGGCCCGGTGGACCTCGCCTGTGTCGATGAGGCGCACCGGACGTCGGGGTCGATGGGGAAGGCGTGGGCGGACATCCATGACCAGACGAAGATCCTGGCGCGCCGGCGGCTGTATCTGACGGCGACGCCGCGGATCTGGGAGGAGCGGCTGAACCGTGAAGTGGCCGAGGGGTGCGTGACCCGTTGCCGCGGGAGATGGCGGCCTCGATGGATGACGAGAAGGTCTTCGGGCCGGTCCTCTACAAGCTGTCGCTGGCGTCGGCGGTGTCGCGCAAGTTGCTGGCGCGGTACCAGATCATCGTTCTGGAGCTCCAGGACCCGGTCGTGACGCCGGAGCGGCTGATGGGTGAGGAGCGGCACACCGAGGAGGTCCGCGGGCAGCGCCTGGGTGCCCTCCAGGCTGCGCTGCTGCACACGATGGAGCAGCACAACCTGTCGACGTGCATCACCTTCCACCACCGGACCATAGAGGCCGCGGCGTATGCGGAGGGTCTGGAGCGGGTGGCCGAGCGGCTGCACGCCGACCGGCCCGAGAAGTACCCGGCTCGGATCTGGGCGGACTGGCTGTGCGGTGAGCACGTGCCGGAGCGTCGGCGGGAGGTGCTGCGCGGGTTCGGCTCCACCGCCCGGCGGGCTGTGCTCTCGAACTGCCGCGTCCTGGGTGAGGGCGTGGATATCCGGGCCGTGGACTCGGTGGCCCTGCTGGACCCCAAGGGGGCCCCGCACGACATCGTGCAGGCGATCGGCCGCGCTCTACGTCAGAAGCCCGGTGAAGGAAAGCTCGCTTCCCTGATCGTGCCGGTATTCCTCCGGCCTGACGAAAGCCCGGAGGATATGTTCACCTCTGGTTCGTACCGGCCTTTGGTGAAGGTATTGGAAGGTCTGCGGGCTCACGATGAAGAGGCAATCGAGTTGCTGGCTATTCCGCAGGAGCCGCAGAAGGACGTCGTGCAGCCCTCCAGATACCTCGGTGCTGCGCCTGGTGATAACGAGGAGGAAACCCGGTTGCTGCTCCGTTTCGCGGCTCCCAGGGACCCTGTGATGGTCGCGGACTGGGTCAGCTTCAACGTGATCGACACGGAGCGGCAGGACTGGGCTCGTGGCTGGGCGGCGCTCAGGGGCTTCGTCGAGCGCGAGGGGCACGCCCGGGTGCCGTACGAGCACCGCGAGAGGGCGTTTCCTCTGGGGCGGTGGGTCGCGGAGCAGCGGCGGGCGTTCGGGGCGGGGCAGATGGCCGGGGTGCGTGCCCGGCGGCTGGAGAAGCTGGGCATGGCCTGGTCGGCCGCTGATGCGCGGTTCCAGGAGAATCTGGCGGCGGCGAGGGTGTACTACGAGCAGCACTGGACGCTGTGCGCGCCCCGGTCGGCGGCGGTGCTGGACAGGCCGGTGGGGCAGTGGCTGTCCAACCTGCGCCGTCCCGGCGCGCTGGCCGGGCACCCGGAGTGGGAGGCCGCGCTGGTGGCCCTGGACGAGGACTGGAATCCGTCGTGGCCGGCGCAGTGGCAGCGGCACTTCGCCGCGCTGCGGGAGCTGGTGCGCGACGAGGAAGGGCCGGCGGAGGTTCTGCCCGGGTTCACCGTGCACGGCATGGACGTCGGCAAGTGGCTGGCCCAGCAGCGCAGGCCCGAGGTCTGGGCGGCCCTGGTACAGGGTCAGCGCGAGCGCCTGGAGGCGGTCGGTGTCACCCCGCTCCCGGTGACCGTGCTCCCGGAAGTCCCTGCCCCGGCCCCGGCCCTGGCGGAGCCAAGCATGC
This region includes:
- a CDS encoding adenylate kinase, coding for MKKIALFGPPASGKTTIAKELSASLEIPCTDLDNVLFTENGPLPLDEFRGKAERITRGESWVVEGNYSKLADVVWHRADVLVWLDLPLPLIVRRIVYRSLRQLTGLDASIQAQRLTWKRAFFGRRSLLRTAVRKYRNNRPRYARQVAETAELGVRVVRLRSGREADAWLARQLSGR
- a CDS encoding DNA-binding protein, translating into MIPRNRPVINEADVARRIGVPLATWRRRDAPGFRSRVPSLLPESRYLVYDLAQAEAYIDGKPIPALPQDEHPEDLLTADEAAAVLGINPGTVRAYAVQGYLSAGTTVYGARLWPRREVNKRRDNPPGQGKGGGRRAGEPQVPRKQHSYEGDPRLRTASEALAAANSAPKSRIAAELAAEHGGTPRTWERLLTAAAALQDGAPEARA